GGAACTGTCCCGAAGAAGATTGatgttggtgttggtgttggtgttgaGTTCTTGCAGATGATGATGAAGGTCCCACCAAGAGGCCTCCTTGGCTGAAGTAGTCCATAGGTGTCACTGCTGAAGAccaatgttgttgttgttgttgttgtcttcCCTTGTTGAATATATTGGCCTCGTCGTGACCCTCATGGATCTGATGAACAGATGATCCATTAGGACTTGCTGTGGTGGTGGGGTTAACCGTTACTGTGCTCCCAATCCCACCGGTGAGAAGCTCGGTGAAGGAAGCAGTGTGAGACATATGGTTGGGGTTGTTGAcattgtggtggtggtgatggtggtggtggtgtgcAATGCCAGACTcgttctctttctctttctccttctccttgTCCCTATCTTTTCCCTTCTCTTTTGCAGCTCTTACCCTTGCCCTCTCCCTTGCCTTCACACGGTTCACACGGATCTCAGACCTAGAGAGGGACAGGCCCGAACCCTTGCTTGTCTCGGAAGTGCTGCTGCAAGCAGACTTGGAGAGAGAGAGGTTCTGGCTTTGGTTTTGGGTTTGGTGGAGGAAATTGGTGTCTCCGTCTGCATCATCAAAGGCCTGTGGTTGAACCCCACGTTGACCACTGGTTGGCCTTTTCTCGTCGCTTGGCTGCTTAGGGGTATCAGGGAAGGGGTTGTTGAGAGAAGGAAGCTCTGAGATAGCATCGGAAGCAGCATTGATTAACCACTCCACAGCCTTACTGGGCTGGTCATAACCCAACCGATCTTGAAGGTCGTAGAACTGAATGGCCGTGGTCACCGAGAGCCTAACCCTTCTGTCTCTTAACCCCTTTGAGGTCATCACCTTGCTGTGCCTGTCTTTCCCACCAGACGCTCGAGACACCCTAATGATTCTCGAAGAGTGGTGCCAGCTGCTTTGGAAATGGTTTGTGCTGGCATcacttcctcctcctcctccgccgccgccgccgccgccaccaATACCTCTTCTTCTTATGTCTacctcttcttcctcctcttggTATTGGTCGTTCCTTCCATTTCCAACTCTAGGGAACTTACACACTGCCTGTGCTTGAATCTCATCCTCTTCCATATCACAGACACGCCTTTTTTCCAAGCTACACACCCCACTTGGTCTTCTTCTTGCACTCTTATCCCACGGAAAGTACtggagagagaagagaagaaaaatagagTCAAAGTGCCAATGGATGAGAGAGTGCACAGAGGGTGGGGTTTTTGTTGTTGCTATGTGCTTTGCATTGATGACTACGATTCAGAATCAGAGAGTACTTTGGCCGCGTAGTGATAAAAAGGCCTTTTATTTACGCACCGATAAATCGCGGTCCAAGTCAGAAGCCCTTGATAAAGCTTTTCCCAATCGCAGAAGGAAAAGAAAGCTTTCAAAAGCAAAAGACTGAGTAGGTCGCAGAGCCACAGCCTCACCTCCTGCAAACCAAAAGCAACACCACacccacaacaacaacaaaagaaaaaattaaattaaaattattaccaTCATCCCCAAAACATgagaagtttatttattttgtacttgtttataaaaataaaataaaataaagccaTCAGAACATTCTCAGGTTCACTTATTACACAGCAGATAGGATCTGAGTCTGACCATGTTGCTTAACACTCAGCACTTTAAAAGGTATAAGCCTAAACGTTTTATTAAAAACCATGAAACTTTAACACAAATTATGCTTGGAAACTCCTACATATTTGTATATATGTACCTACCTTTGATCCAACTCTTCGCGCTTTGTTTTTAAGCTAAAGCAGCAAATTTCGCAAATGGGTCGCGGATCTGCACCAAACTCCTTTTGACTTCGGCTTGTATTTGCTTGTTTATAGCTTTTACCTGTCCTTAAAATTAGCAGACATTACGAAATCTCATTAGAACCCACAATAACCTTTTTCATTCAGGCGTATAGTTCGGAAATTGCAATTACTCTTGAACATAAATTAAAGAGGTTCGGGCTTGTTACTTTGAACATTGTTGGATCGGGTTTTGTGGAAGGTGTTAAGGTCTGGAGAAtagaaagggaaaagaaaacaagGCCTGAGGTTGTCGTTCCCGCACCTCACAGATCTGTGAACCTGGAGTTCCATTAATGGAACAAAAACCAAAAGGGAAAATGAAATTCAGAACCTGCAAATATCAACTCATTAAAACACATTATTGCATTTTCAGATCAGTTCCACCGTTTTGTCAACAGAAAAGAACAGCCTTTCATTATTTGCAAGAAATTCAGACTCATTAAAACAGTATAAatacgaagaaaaaaaaaaggtagctTGGGAAAGGAAAAAGGTTAGGAGAGTAATAGACCTCTGTTGTGTTATTTCTGGAATTGTTGAATTTTCCGAATGGTCATGCTTTCTACTCAAGTGCACCTTGAAATGTAAAGAAAGAAGACGGAAAAAAGTTGagctttttttgttgttttcttttcctctaTCTGAAACAAAGAAGTCTGTGTCCGAGACAAGACCTTAAATCCAAGGCCAGAGCTTAGAAGCATGTTTTGGTGTTGAATTTTGAGCTTGGTTTACTCTTACACAtgcttttctctctctccctctgcACATGGAAACATAAAACTGGCGTTATAGAATGAGTGAGAGAAGAGCGACAGAAGAAGAATGTTCTAAAGCAGTGTTTGGGTGGTGAAagagaaagtgaaagaaaattGTGGTGGTGGTGAAGTTGAAGCTCTACTGAAAGTGGGTTAAGCTGAAACCTGAAACATGAAGTGAAAAGAGGAAGGCGAAGAAGAACATAGAAGAAGAGATTGTTCCAAAAATCACCGGGCTTATCGGGAAACGGCAGACACTGTGCCGTTTCACACTTTTATGTATCTATAACTCCACTTCTTCCATCTTTGTCCCTGCTTTTTCCTCATTTTACTCATTTACCTCCCTGCTCATTCATTATTCTCATTAATTATACaatcaatattatatttattaacacgGTATAATAatcacaaataataattaaagtcaATATTAAAATCAGTTTCATTTGAATCATTTTGTTCGTATTCAAAGAATTctgtttgattttttcttctcaCCAGATTTGTGTTTGGGCTCATATAGAATTGTTTATCACTTTATTGATTATTGTTTCTCTTACTTCTTTAGGTTTTTCTCTTTAGGTCCCTTTGTCATGTGCCATTGGGTTTCTTTTAAAGTGGGTGACCTTTCTCTGTTCTCGTGGAAGcctttcaattatttatttctttccttatacatatataatttaattataaaaaacaatttacaaGAATGTGGTATTATTAGTCCTTAAAAAAGAgctttttctttctcaaatgcTTACTCAGAATTAGATATAAGTTGTGATTAAAAACCATAGCAAAACCCAGTGACCCAACACACCCAGAGAGGGGACCCCAAAAACtgatttttatgaataaaatgaaagtaaaataaacTAACTCATTTATGTTTCGTACAACTTCCCTTTCCTTCAATCCAAGGTCAatcaatttcaaattcaaacaatCAACCATGGTAAAGATAGGAAGGAATTTAAAAGGCTGCGctgtattatcattttttttttctttttttctttttctctcttctctcttctcacAACAACACCAACCACATCTTCTAAACTTTATGATGCTGGGGATCTCTCACTCAAATTTTACTTCCATATCTGCTACACGCATTCTTCAATGGTGTTATTTTTcaagagaaacatgataaaaaaaaagagtcatGATTTTAAATCatggaaagaaaataaacactCCTAGTCTAATAATGTAGCTTGATTAGTTGTCTCCAAGAAATTGAATAACCAATTGCATTTAGTAGATTCCAAATTGAATTATTAACCCCGTAACAAAGAGGCAATTGTCTTGTCCCACTTTCTTTTTGAAATCTCACGTCCATCATTAAATTAAACTACTATCGTTATCATAACCCTCGCTGAAACAATTAAAACTGTGTTCtactgaaatataaatttagttttttacatGTAAATGTTTTTAACCGAATATTGTTTATAGACAATATTTAATCGAATGTTTTTTTTCTCACGTGACATGTCGTCCCAAAGCATgtttttgaatgaatatttagTTTATGGTATTTTGTTAATTGAAGTAGACAAATGTGGGTATTTGAGAAGCGTCTATGTCTGAATGAGTGGATAAATATGAGTTGTGTCTTTTAGCATATATTGACATATATGTTGTAGATGGAGCTAGCAAGAAGCCGAAGTGTATTTGAATTATGAAACAGATCAGGTGGGTTTGCTCGTCGATATccacacacttttttttttttaaatcttattctTCCAAAAATGGTGATTttatttatggttaaatatgtttttgatccctcaattttaagtgaaaattgaaattaattccTCTTCGAAACTTAATTCCAATTTAGTCTCCTTATTTTAGAATGgcgtagatttagtcatttcaactaatgttttttaagtttatttaacattttgaaTGTCTTTTATGGTAGTTTCTTAACTAACATTGAAGTTAAAATGTGTCAAATcgtataaataactcaaatgttatcatgaaatgtgttcgaaacatcaaataaacttaaaaaaatttggttaaaatgactaaattcaagtaaattttaaagttaGATGACTAAATTAGATCAAAGTTTCGAAAAtggattaattataattttcattactaaaaatatatttaaccattttatttatatatataatcatgtataagtaaaaaataatttacagttacttttttctttaactACTTGAGTATTAGATTAGTTCTATTTTTAAACTCGTGACCCTTCACcgtttttgttttataaattgttcTTGCAGattatctttattaatttttattagtaaagGTTTGGCTCTTCTCCACCTCAATATTCCAGTTTCAAATTTgttgttattaaatatatattgcaCCTAATATAATAGTGGAGtcttcataattttgttttctataaatACCTAAAAGAGAAAGTGTTTGTAGATTAACGCTAATCTCAATCTCTAAACAGTGGAacttttaatatctaaaataaaagatgGAATTTAGTGTAAATACTGAACTCGACACAAAAGTTATATCTTCTTACTTTTTGTTGGATTTTAATATCAGATTTGACTTTACTTTGGtgaactaaataattattttcctttaaaatgTGGCTTGCAAATAGCTAACACACGATTGGGGAGGTCAAACTTTTACCTAAATATACGTATTAATTTGATTAGCCCCACATATTACACAACATAATTATAGGTAGCATTTTTGTAGTTGTGCCTACCTTAGATGCCAATTTTGTAGTTTCAAGTAGTGctcagttttatttttttcatttttgaaggAAAGTGCTAAGCCCAATAGCAAccaacacacaaaaaaatatctGGAAAAAGTAATAGGAACTAGGTTTCTAGCAATAAATTTGCACAAAATAAGTGAACAGGTATAGTGATCTTAGTCTAACACTCATCATTTTTCGTAACAAGAGTTTCAATCTCTTATATATTTCAAAcgaactttttttttctcattttttaactctttatttgttttctgctttacttggttcattaaacatgttaaataaataaaattttaaaaatattttgaaactcAATGCACTTAAATTGTGTTTGTATCCACTTATTTACTCACTGTTGAGAGGAATTGGTGAATATGGATATGTGGGTGACTTTAATGTTCATATCTAAGAGTTTTCAAGTGAGGAAAAACATTGATTTGCAGGAGAGGTTCTACCATCTTGTGATAGTGAAAAGATTTATGGGTGATAAAGGTTTTTCTTCAATAATGTCCTTTTGTGAAGGTCATATGCTAATATAaggtttttcatgttttttcatTCACCTTGCATGGAGAGTACTGAATTGTCATCGATaggaataacaaaaatatttgtgtctGTGGATAAAATTTGTAATGGATAGTTTGTACTCGTAGGTATTTATTATTCGCGGGTAGTGGGTACCGAATATTTGAATACCCGTTCATAAATGGGTCAAGTGCGAGTATCATACTATCTGTACTCGTGGATATTTATtacttacaaaaaaataaaaataaaaatactttttattagcaattaaaattaaatttaaatatatattttattatattaaatttaattaaaagtaaaatttaatttataaataatttagttcctattttgtttcacatttttgtaatcatatttaaaatttactataaaaaatataaaatatatattttctaaaaattcgTGGGTACCGACGGGCACCAACGAATAATAAAAAACTCGCAGATAATTTTTAAGCAGATAGTGAGTGGAGTTTTCTATTGTTGGTCAAGTTACATATAGGCACTATCAGCACCCAACCCgaccgttgtcatccctaatcaTCAATATATGGTTTAAGGTGGAGGAATCGGTTATAAACATGGGAGCCAATtctcacacatacatacatacatacatacatacatatatatatacatacatagtTTGGcaagtaattttgaaataaatatatagaatataCGCAAAGAGTCATTGACGTGTGAGTTTATCATTATACACaaataatcaatattaaatatttttaaaaaaattatcacttGAAAAATACCACTCAATACTATTTATGTTTATATCTTTTAGTTTGATCtttcatgataaaaatataatggtcaaaatttatttatcactAAAAAGCCAAGTTAAATCCCAATACTTTGAATTTCTTTAAAGATGTATAAGTTTTacattctttatattttatattatacaaCTCGTTAAATTCCTTGTTTTATTACTCTATAATAATTACGTTATTCGTTAATTgcataaaacatacaaaaaatacatgtaattgaattgttgatttattttttataagtgaTTACTTGAAAATGTATACATAATGTGTTTTATGttgatttgttttaaattttatatcataaaaaatataatgttttatgtaAATTCctaattatttaagaataaaagtgacataacataaataaaaaatatgaatattttattatttaagtataaaatttataaataaataaaaaagttattttgtttacaaaaatgACTGTCCAAAaacattattcttttattttcttctctaaaGTTTTGAAGAATGTATTACTTTTTTCGTATATAAAAACTCATATTGGGAGTTGATGGAGAATAGAGTGAGATTGTCctatcataatttatttcacATATATTATTCTTTACACTTTTTCATGAGTTGGTTTTTGAGGTTTTGCATGAATGGAACAAAGAGTCTGCCATGTGGTTCTTTTAGGACAACAATGAATCTATATTAGTTTAAGATCATAATAATATACTTAGATCACTAATTAGTATTTTGAATAAGAGTTTATCGGTGTTAAGAgcttaaactttattaaacaaactttaacaaataagaaaagttagttttatttgtaatagtacgcacattaaaataaaagatctGGATTACTTAGATGTTATTTTGTCGCaatagtatatattttattttatgtatggaTGTTATTTGATTAAATCTGTGAAACCTATACCTtttgaaatgtaaaaatattaaattcttctattttgatatcttagtttttttcatttttaatactaTAAATGTTATAGAAAAGTATTGAGTTGTGTTGTAAATTGTTTGAAGCTTGAATAGTTACGAAAGTTGTggatttatttgaatttaagttttaaagtctttgaaatatatgttaatttattaGTTCAATACATTTGAGCAAATTAAAGTCATGTTAACCTTGTGGGTTATTTTAAAGTTGCAAAATTGTTATGTTGATTTTAGGTAAAAATTTGAAACATGGTAGTCTTAtgggatgaaattgatttttttttctcgagATACAAATTTTAGTTCAAGtgaaattatagtgaaaaatcaACATTAGTTCCATTTTCATTCATACGAAAGTTTGGATAAAGAATCATATCTAAAGTCAACCTTGTTTTTCTTTAGGTGAAAATTAATAGCATAAATTAATCCTTTTTCTTCATGAGATTTTAGCTCAAACAAATACAATAAACACTTAGTCAAATGTTTTTTACTTAAGTTTATAAAAAACACTCCGACTAACAGCAAATTGACATAGTTTGTTTGTTACTTTAACCGATTCGAATGAAATACTATATTGAGATTCTTAAGAGGAGTATTGAATTTGAGATTTCATATATGATATATTGACTATATTgatattaaatagaaaaaaatattaagttgtgAGAATCGTATAAGGTTTATATGACTTAGCATACATGTGAAAAAGAACTGTATTTGATAGATCAGAAGGGATTTATGTTATCATATGAATAGATTGAGTTTCTATTATGTAGCTTGTAGTTTTGTTGATGACAAGTTATTAAAAGTAGTATTTTCAAGTTCATGTAATATATGATATAGTATTTTATAAGACAATATGTAATCATTTCGGTTGATAAACAAACACTTGATATCTAATAGATAGATAGTTGATGAATAAATTGAAATTGTATCTATTAGAGTACGTATACGAGACATAATTGTAATACatatgtattatttaatatttacatgaaagtTTTAAAACTCTATTTCATTCCATCTTATCTTGTATGTTTGTATATTCAACTATGATACTGGtgtgttataaaaaaaatatttatttatttttattgttagtgATGTATTAcagaatatatgtatatactacaatatatatatatatatatatatatatattaaatattacttaCGTTAATAAACCATGTTAgcttataataatttattaaaaaaattatgaagcgTGGAGTCAGACTATGACTGTCTCGAATATAATATAAACCCATCTTCAGTGTGGAGCACCGTGtgtatttaaccattaaaaagatacaaaatttgttgtactttataatattttaaagtgtagcaaaaacaaaacaaaggagCAATAGGTTATGAAAAGATTAAAggaaatgtagaaaaatatttatttagtattattgaatatttgaaCAGTAAAAAAGGCAGAAAGAAGGAAATGATGCATGTACATTACAGCAAAGTTAGTTGTAGAGAGTTAATTAATGTCATAATCATAACGATTCCAGCTTGTATAATCGAGGATTAACCTGACAAATCAcacataaattgaaaattaaacaaTCTAATTTGTCCTTAGCTTGAAAAATAGTCATAAAACTTGCATGCTTAAAAAAGCATTGGAGAACCAAAATATCATTAGCTCTGACATCTCTATAAAAAATTGCAAGTTAATAGTACTGACATGCATAGGtgtttatatgtaaaaaaatctcagtttgtttattaaaatattgtaatatgGAAGTATTTCAATTTATGTAATAAGAGTTGTTGGATAACAAGTGGGACTGATAATTAGGGCCAGATATTGACCccaaactttttcaaaattataattttcttttatcagaaAATATTATACCTACGAGttacaaaacatatataacccATAAATCATGGATCTGcattttcaattcataaaataattactttaatattaaatattagaaaatcactgttaattaaaatttataggtTTGTATCTATTATAAAATCACAACACTTTGATATGGTCCTGGATTTTTCTTTTCGGTTTTGGTACTCAATGGGTAGGACTaagactttttttcttttcttttttacttaggatcttaataatttttttttatatttttttctcaatctttttctttttcagattAGTATTTGGTCCTTGTCATGTTTAAAAGTGTTATGAGTTATTAATGAAATTACTATATTTGTAGCGTAGAGGAAAACTTATATGTGTATCACTTTTTCaactattttatattgtttggaTTGAATCAtggatttgaaaaaatgaaaagaagaagaaggaggtaATAAGTAAAGttgtttgaattaaaagaaaaaatattgaaataaataaataattttacaagttatttgattgatgtgataaaaaagttataaattattaaatataaaaaataggaatggaagtaaaaaagttaaaaaaatattaataaaaatcaaatttaaaataataaattaaaatatttttacaaaatatcaaattttaaactattttatttattattttaataattcattttcttgtaatataaCAAACATgcattcataaaatattaataataagtaaataaattataaatgtcatatatataaagCTGAAGGATGTtcagagattttttttttttcttttcaagtgaAAACTGAATTGGTCATGGGAGGAATGTGATTAATCTACTCAAAAGAGATGAAATAAGAAAGGGGAGAGTGTAAATAGCACTAGCTTATATTCTTAAGGCCACGTGAGTGGCCCAACACAgattataacaaaaaacaaaaataacatcaaaCAAGTGGAGAATAATTCAccacatttttttctattttttatccgataatatgtatttttattttattgttagccactaaattttagttattgctTTTTGCACCCATCATTACTAATTGTAGCCCCTCAATAATGAAAAACCTAATTTCAAAAAGTTCCTTTCAGAACATATTTAATGTGTTCCGGATATTTcagaaatatatttcatatattagtattttgaaatacattttaTGAGTTTCGGAAATTTTTTTcgaatattacaaaaaatatatttcgaaacacatttcatatattttgaagatTTTATTTCGGAAATCATGTTTTGgaaatttaattatagaaatattGTTCGAAAATTTCAGAAACCTTATTTTGAAAACCTTCCGGAATTTTTAATCTTGTAGTCACTTTTTGCGGTAAGGATAATAATCATTTCGAAAATTTGAGGGCTGAGCAAAGAAATTGTGGGAATTCAGAAAGTAAAAAACCATAATTTTTAGATTCACTTCggatcttttaattattttacctTGTTTTTGTTGCTACGGGCTCTGACTAACCCAGTCCGTTATAAAAAAGAAAGGGGGCTTCTCCCTACACCTCCAATAATATCTTCAGTACccccaaaactaattttattccCATGTTTGTCCATGGTAAAAATGAAGAGTAACTGGATCTCTTTTTTTACCGCGTCTTTGCACCCCCAAAAGCACACACTCTCGCCATCTGCACTCCCAAAACGTACCCCAATAAAGTAAAGAATCAGATTCCTGCACCCCCAACAGAAGAATCTTGACCCTTGACCTAGGTGCGCGTAACACTCTCGCCCTCTTCTCCCTGGTCTTCTCCCACGCAGACAC
This portion of the Vigna unguiculata cultivar IT97K-499-35 chromosome 6, ASM411807v1, whole genome shotgun sequence genome encodes:
- the LOC114187334 gene encoding transcription factor TCP2 produces the protein MEEDEIQAQAVCKFPRVGNGRNDQYQEEEEEVDIRRRGIGGGGGGGGGGGGSDASTNHFQSSWHHSSRIIRVSRASGGKDRHSKVMTSKGLRDRRVRLSVTTAIQFYDLQDRLGYDQPSKAVEWLINAASDAISELPSLNNPFPDTPKQPSDEKRPTSGQRGVQPQAFDDADGDTNFLHQTQNQSQNLSLSKSACSSTSETSKGSGLSLSRSEIRVNRVKARERARVRAAKEKGKDRDKEKEKEKENESGIAHHHHHHHHHNVNNPNHMSHTASFTELLTGGIGSTVTVNPTTTASPNGSSVHQIHEGHDEANIFNKGRQQQQQQHWSSAVTPMDYFSQGGLLVGPSSSSARTQHQHQHQHQSSSGQFQLGHALPISPFSGENQSDQMQHFSFMPDHLNMPAVVTSSSSASQPSGGDNYNLNFSISSGLAGFNRGTLQSNSPSFLPHLQRFQPLDGSSNLPFFIGAPAPSSAPPTIDSNNNNNNNHHHHLQFSPVFDGRLQLCYGDGTRHSDHKGKGKN